The Pseudomonas sp. R4-35-07 nucleotide sequence CGGCTGATGCCCGATTGCGGTGAGGTGCCGACGGTGCGGTAATCCAGGCCTACACGCATGCGGGCTCCTTTTGATTGAGCGGCGAAAGGGTGGCGTACACTTGCTCCAGTTGGCTGGCGGCAACGCTCCAGTCATGGGCTCGCCGCGCATAGGCGCGGCCGGCTTCACCCATGGGCGCGGCGGCTTCGGGAGCGTGCAGCAGGCGCACCACGGCGTCGGCCAGGCCGACAGCAGTTTGCCCGCCCAGATAATCCAGGCCCTCGACCAGGTCCAGGCCCGACACGCCCTGTTCGGTACTGGCCAGCGGCAGGCCGGCGGCCAACGCTTCGAGCACTTTGAGCTTGGAACCGCCGCCATGGCGCAACGGCGCGAGAAACACTGAACAGCTCGATTGCAGGTTCAACAGGTTTGGCACAAAGCCCTGCCACTCGATGCGCGGGTCCGGCCAGCGCTCGCGCCAACCGTCGGGCATGCCGAAGCCGCACACGCTCATGCGCGCGTCGGGGCAGCGCTCCCAGACTTTCGGCAGGATTTCATCCAGGGCCCATTCGATGGCATCCACATTGGGGGCGTATTCATAGTTGCCGAGGAACAGCACGCGACGGGTCGAGGGGTCAGGGCGGGCGCCGGCGAAGTGATCGCAATCAACACCGTTGACCACCACCGGCACCGGTTTGCCGGCGATGTTTTCCAGCACCCGCGCATCGCTGTCGGTGACGGCCACCACTTGGCTGGCCTGGCGCATCACGCGACGCTCCCAGCGCGTGTAGCGCCATTGGTCGTAGCGAATGAACGGCAGCGCCCAACGCGGCAAACGGTCGTACGTCGCTGCGCCGAGCGCCGACTCAACGTTATGTTCAGTCAACACGAAGGGTTGGGATTTGCGCGCCAGGGCATCTTCGTAAGGTTGGAAGGTATAGGTGTGCTCGATCTGCACCACGTCCCAATGTTCGTTGAGCAGTTGGTTGAACCGGTCCTCCAATTGCCCCGACAGGCCATTCACGCTGGCCAGCAGCGGGTAGGGCGCAAACAGCCCGGCCAGCAGGGTTTTCAGGCTGCGCAGTGGCCGACGCGGCAGGATGATCAACTGCTCGAGAAAGCCTTCCAGCACTTGGCGATCGCTCAGCGACACCGGGTGCTTGTCATGCAAAAGCAACGTGATCCGGTGCCCACGCGCCGCCAGGCTGCGCAGCAGGTGGAACTGGCGCGTCTTGCCGCCGCTGGTGGCAGGCCAGGGCGAATAAGGCAGGATCCATAAAATGCGCATGGCGGGCTTCAATCCCATAACAGAATTTGCAGGTTCGACTTGACCGGGACAGTCAACCCGTTAGTGCCGCTCACCGGTGTCTGTGTGCCGCGCAACGGGTCATACAGCGTCGCGCTGGCGAGGCCGGGCAAGTGCGCGTTACCGCCACGGGCCGACCAGAAAAACCACAGTTTGCGCCCGTCGGCGCGGGTCCAGCCGATGCTGAACAGGCCGTCGGGCAACTGGTCGGCGGTGGGCGGGTCGCCGGGGGTCAGCTGCGGCCCACTGATGTCGAGGAAATTCTTCAACGCGGTGTAGACCGGCTTGGGCTTGGCGTCGATATCGAGCAGGCCGTAGGCACGGTCGCGCACGCTGGCGCGCTGGTCGAGGTCGCTCAAGGTAAACAGGAAGATCTTGTCGAAATCCAGCGCGCTCATCAGCGCCAGGCGGCGTATCACATAATCGGCCTGGCCCTGCTGGGTGATGATGTCCTGCGCTTCCTTGGGCCCGACGTAGTTCGACCAGCCCCACTCGGTGCTCCACAGGGTCTTGACGCCATTGCTGCGCAGTTTCTGGTTGAGCGCGCTGGTCTTGGCCACGAAGTCGAGGTTGGCCGGGTCGTTGCCCTCAGGCAGTTGCGTGTAAGGGTGGTAGGACACCACGGTGTTCAGCTTGGGCACACCGAGGGCGTCGAGGGCGTCGAGCATGGTCTGCCCGTTGGGCATTTCGCTGAAAAACGCCATGCCGGCGGCCACCACCGGTTTGTTCGGGGCGACGGCGCGCAGTGCGGCGGCGGTGGTGCGCAGCAACCTGGCATAACCGGCCGGGTCCGCCGCCGGGCGCCAGAAGCCCAGCAGGTTCGGTTCGTTCCACACCTGCCAGGCGTCGACGCTGGGGTAGCGTTGGGCCAACAGGGCCATGCGGATCGCAAATACATTCGGGTCCTGCGGCGGGTACTGGTCCTGATAGGGCGCACCCGCTGGCGCGGTGGTGATAAAGGGCGCCGAGCCGACCAGGTAAAACACCGACTTGAGCTGGTTGTCCTTGAGCTTGGCCACCAACTCATCCAGGGTCGCCACTTGGTACTGGTCGGCGGCTGGCTCCAGCCGGTCCCAATGCAAATCCAGGCGCACCCATTCCAGGCCCAGGTCCTTGAGGCGGTCGATCTGCAACTGGTAGCGCTCGGGG carries:
- a CDS encoding glycosyltransferase family 4 protein — its product is MRILWILPYSPWPATSGGKTRQFHLLRSLAARGHRITLLLHDKHPVSLSDRQVLEGFLEQLIILPRRPLRSLKTLLAGLFAPYPLLASVNGLSGQLEDRFNQLLNEHWDVVQIEHTYTFQPYEDALARKSQPFVLTEHNVESALGAATYDRLPRWALPFIRYDQWRYTRWERRVMRQASQVVAVTDSDARVLENIAGKPVPVVVNGVDCDHFAGARPDPSTRRVLFLGNYEYAPNVDAIEWALDEILPKVWERCPDARMSVCGFGMPDGWRERWPDPRIEWQGFVPNLLNLQSSCSVFLAPLRHGGGSKLKVLEALAAGLPLASTEQGVSGLDLVEGLDYLGGQTAVGLADAVVRLLHAPEAAAPMGEAGRAYARRAHDWSVAASQLEQVYATLSPLNQKEPACV
- a CDS encoding cellulase family glycosylhydrolase, with amino-acid sequence MTRKWTYFATLALVAALGLTAFIWGRPADAENHVLKGNKVVVWKDFLGVNAQFLWFSPERYQLQIDRLKDLGLEWVRLDLHWDRLEPAADQYQVATLDELVAKLKDNQLKSVFYLVGSAPFITTAPAGAPYQDQYPPQDPNVFAIRMALLAQRYPSVDAWQVWNEPNLLGFWRPAADPAGYARLLRTTAAALRAVAPNKPVVAAGMAFFSEMPNGQTMLDALDALGVPKLNTVVSYHPYTQLPEGNDPANLDFVAKTSALNQKLRSNGVKTLWSTEWGWSNYVGPKEAQDIITQQGQADYVIRRLALMSALDFDKIFLFTLSDLDQRASVRDRAYGLLDIDAKPKPVYTALKNFLDISGPQLTPGDPPTADQLPDGLFSIGWTRADGRKLWFFWSARGGNAHLPGLASATLYDPLRGTQTPVSGTNGLTVPVKSNLQILLWD